In Daucus carota subsp. sativus chromosome 4, DH1 v3.0, whole genome shotgun sequence, one DNA window encodes the following:
- the LOC108216234 gene encoding probable ubiquitin-conjugating enzyme E2 18 isoform X2 yields the protein MTTSSASSRKALSKIACHRLQKELVEWHDPPAGFKHIVSDNLQRWDIEFTGAAGTLYANETYKLQIDFPEHYPMEAPQVIFVPPAPLHPHIYSNGHICLDILYDSWSPAMTVSSICISILSMLSSSPVKQRPADNDRYVKNCRNGRSPKETRWWFHDDKV from the exons ATGACCACTTCCTCCGCTTCTTCTCGCAAG GCTTTGAGTAAGATCGCGTGCCATCGGTTGCAAAAGGAGCTGGTGGAATGGCATGATCCACCCGCTGGATTCAAACATATCGTCTCTGATAATCTCCAAAG ATGGGATATTGAATTTACGGGTGCGGCGGGGACTTTGTATGCGAATGAAACGTACAAGCTTCAAATTGATTTTCCGGAGCACTACCCTATGGAGGCACCACAG GTTATCTTTGTTCCTCCAGCGCCTCTCCACCCTCACATATATAGCAATGGTCATATCTGTTTAG ATATATTGTATGATTCCTGGTCCCCGGCTATGACTGTAAGTTCCATCTGCATCAGCATTCTCTCCATGTTATCGAGCTCCCCAGTGAAG CAACGGCCAGCGGACAATGATCGTTATGTAAAGAATTGCAGGAATGGTAGATCTCCCAAGGAGACAAGATGGTGGTTCCATGATGACAAAGTATGA
- the LOC108216234 gene encoding probable ubiquitin-conjugating enzyme E2 18 isoform X1 yields the protein MTTSSASSRKQALSKIACHRLQKELVEWHDPPAGFKHIVSDNLQRWDIEFTGAAGTLYANETYKLQIDFPEHYPMEAPQVIFVPPAPLHPHIYSNGHICLDILYDSWSPAMTVSSICISILSMLSSSPVKQRPADNDRYVKNCRNGRSPKETRWWFHDDKV from the exons ATGACCACTTCCTCCGCTTCTTCTCGCAAG CAGGCTTTGAGTAAGATCGCGTGCCATCGGTTGCAAAAGGAGCTGGTGGAATGGCATGATCCACCCGCTGGATTCAAACATATCGTCTCTGATAATCTCCAAAG ATGGGATATTGAATTTACGGGTGCGGCGGGGACTTTGTATGCGAATGAAACGTACAAGCTTCAAATTGATTTTCCGGAGCACTACCCTATGGAGGCACCACAG GTTATCTTTGTTCCTCCAGCGCCTCTCCACCCTCACATATATAGCAATGGTCATATCTGTTTAG ATATATTGTATGATTCCTGGTCCCCGGCTATGACTGTAAGTTCCATCTGCATCAGCATTCTCTCCATGTTATCGAGCTCCCCAGTGAAG CAACGGCCAGCGGACAATGATCGTTATGTAAAGAATTGCAGGAATGGTAGATCTCCCAAGGAGACAAGATGGTGGTTCCATGATGACAAAGTATGA
- the LOC108217407 gene encoding uncharacterized protein LOC108217407 encodes MDKQSFTIDTVKEEKANAMARYRRFRNFKKLLQLIELFVVITLFSWSSTCLPCVVKLVGDFFLRLSLSVLNPHIIFLIGNAIIAALFFLSRQIATDSSAVATNLNDDVLEFSNSVAEIESPPLINTAAVEIDVDDSEKQIVCVENVASRTECEAVTNAIEKATKEIQKFERTQSERAWRRGAPVKQLRRSETQVRRTVIESRGARETLEKVESLSNEDFRLTVEAFIEKQQNFLRLQKMAEIKSS; translated from the coding sequence ATGGATAAACAGAGCTTCACAATTGACACTGTAAAAGAAGAAAAGGCCAATGCGATGGCGCGGTACCGCCGCTTTCGAAATTTCAAAAAGCTGTTACAACTGATTGAACTCTTCGTCGTCATCACTCTCTTCTCCTGGTCGTCCACGTGTCTTCCGTGCGTCGTGAAACTCGTCGGCGACTTTTTTCTCCGGCTCTCTCTCTCCGTCTTGAATCCTCACATCATTTTCCTCATCGGAAACGCGATCATCGCCGCGCTCTTCTTCCTTTCGCGCCAAATCGCAACCGACTCCAGCGCGGTTGCCACTAATCTCAACGACGACGTGCTCGAGTTTTCAAATTCAGTTGCGGAGATTGAATCGCCGCCGTTGATTAATACAGCGGCCGTTGAGATTGATGTGGATGATTCAGAGAAGCAGATAGTGTGCGTCGAGAATGTCGCGAGCAGAACCGAGTGCGAAGCGGTGACGAATGCGATCGAAAAGGCAACCAAGGAGATTCAAAAGTTCGAGAGAACACAATCGGAGAGAGCGTGGCGGCGTGGTGCGCCGGTGAAACAGCTCCGGCGATCGGAGACTCAAGTGCGGCGAACAGTTATCGAATCTCGAGGCGCGAGAGAAACATTAGAAAAAGTAGAGAGCTTGAGCAATGAAGATTTCAGGCTCACTGTTGAGGCATTCATTGAAAAACAACAGAATTTTCTTAGACTACAAAAAATGGCTGAAATTAAAAGTAGCTAA